A window of the Pararge aegeria chromosome 2, ilParAegt1.1, whole genome shotgun sequence genome harbors these coding sequences:
- the LOC120630335 gene encoding uncharacterized protein LOC120630335, whose amino-acid sequence MVRIVTREFITKHDRPYSVLNIKVPSAVWHQALNPTPVFKSAVTVTVPIHVAAEEENEVEDVVNDGTEVSVAVDSTLINDEPISSVSADTEVTVSPAGTVTQSPVLQDGLPEQPVQGVTGQVTRFPCTCNDGQCGCCTGAIMDRFRMKACGNISFVPQDFVFDVRLTLNNNTVVRRRVSASDPPPICFNPRRAPFVRVCAEISNIRIRNGNAFACLDIKADIGSFPVYSASFRCFGLGSSGLQTGLKPKPVSSGPKPVNLFGSGSTNNDGTILDAAGQLLTGGNNGNGLFGAPQGGLFGGGGGPLDAIGDAVGNLLEDDLNGTILDKLSGVEIPDSPLLLLDRLKLRHNISNISHYARQNQEGEQNSTESRRCSCYLGVCKCCTGFLMDLFNQKACMKVTYHPGDFAFDVAMSINDRVLYENSVSGKNPRPICISPPRLSNLKVCAQFYNVFFPGRNFHFCLAMNGKWRSLQLFNFAFDCLRMGANGIAMIRPEENGGITIPNPQGGVDAVVDAGEDDIEEYDESNIVRSLLEIFDED is encoded by the exons ATGGTACGTATAGTTACGC GAGAATTTATAACTAAACATGATAGACCTTACAGtgtcttaaatataaaagtaccaAGTGCAGTCTGGCACCAAGCTTTGAACCCAACACCTGTGTTTAAATCTGCTGTAACTGTTACTGTGCCTATACATGTGGCTGCAGAGGAAGAAAATGAAGTAGAAGATGTTGTGAATGACGGCACTGAAGTAAGCGTTGCTGTTGATAGCACTTTAATAAACGATGAGCCAATTTCGTCAGTCTCTGCAGATACTGAAGTAACAGTGTCACCTGCGGGAACGGTTACTCAATCGCCAGTCCTTCAAGATGGACTACCCGAACAACCCGTGCAAGGAGTGACTGGTCAAGTAACAAGATTTCCATGTACATGTAACGATGGTCAGTGTGGATGTTGCACAGGAGCTATTATGGACAGATTTAGAATGAAGGCATGCGGAAATATATCGTTTGTGCCCCAAGATTTTGTATTCGATGTAAgattaactttaaataacaacACGGTTGTCCGACGTAGAGTTTCAG CTAGTGATCCTCCACCGATTTGCTTCAATCCCAGAAGAGCACCATTTGTACGTGTTTGTGCAGAAATTAGCAACATTCGTATCCGAAATGGAAATGCATTTGCCTGTTTAGACATTAAAGCAGACATTGGCAGCTTCCCTGTTTATTCTGCATCATTTAGATGTTTTGG aTTGGGATCGTCTGGTTTGCAGACTGGATTAAAACCGAAACCAGTATCGTCGGGTCCCAAACCAGTTAACTTATTCGGAAGTGGTAGTACTAACAATGATGGAACCATCTTAGACGCAGCCGGTCAATTACTTACTGGCGGTAATAATGGTAACGGACTGTTTGGAGCGCCCCAAGGAGGTCTTTTTGGAGGAGGTGGCGGGCCTTTAGATGCTATAGGAGACGCCGTAGGGAATTTActagaa GATGACTTAAATGGCACTATCCTTGATAAATTAAGTGGGGTTGAAATACCAGATAGTCCGTTGCTATTGCTGGACCGATTAAAGTTGAGACATAATATCTCAAACATATCTCACTATGCGAGACAAAATCAAGAAGGTGAACAAAACTCAACGGAATCAAGAAGATGCTCATGTTATCTTGGCGTTTGCAAATGTTGCACGGGATTTTTGATGGATTTATTCAATCAAAAGGCATGTATGAAAGTAACGTATCATCCAGGCGACTTCGCTTTTGATGTTGCGATGTCTATCAATGATAGAGTTCTTTACGAAAATTCTGTTTCAG GGAAAAATCCAAGACCAATATGCATAAGTCCACCGCGGTTGTCGAATTTAAAAGTTTGTGCGCAATTTTACAACGTATTCTTTCCCGGAAGAAACTTTCACTTTTGTTTGGCAATGAACGGAAAATGGCGATCTCTCCAATTATTCAACTTCGCATTTGATTGCTTGAG GATGGGTGCAAATGGCATTGCTATGATAAGACCCGAGGAAAATGGTGGAATAACGATTCCTAACCCCCAAGGTGGCGTTGACGCTGTTGTGGACGCAGGCGAAGACGACATTGAAGAATACGACGAGTCTAATATAGTGCGATCACTTTTAGAAATATTTGACGAagattaa
- the LOC120634844 gene encoding nucleoprotein TPR-like, whose protein sequence is MKLSLVFELLLIFVLLAFAASKNIGQQKNNKKSIQKQNDDIKIEDNSINRFCKCSEAFCNCCRDFAVPVVNLNGPGCASLMYLSGDKMSVSLSFGNKVITNRTLSGRKPSPVCMPLPGGISKFCGRVYNIARAGEEFRACLGLELQAKSTVEAAVRVSCFKFGPRGVTSEPADPLPLVPQDEKGTDDDDDDDDDDDDDDDDVDFGIDADDDDDDDDDEEEDEDDDSDDGGLDAVNDVDSPDYTGFSLLGEDLLGGLFGSSGGKKPAKNKNKQAPFTSTSTTRRPRPTRRPARRPARITTVRPFVTRTTTVRIRPVNRRPTRRPIRRTTTTIRPTSASSIAEESTTVSTISTTMVPLTSEITEVKAPSFSIQETEQSETHQVIPITEKLLPTAELTTLRSDTSFEDSGLEMSLAHITDQLSLNMPVTQLVPTEEVKDTNVEVGNEKVMNYEKVETVTSKPHSTIPFATEVEDDENEEMVQIVQTLDSHSEEHAADSENVVDETRSHHEPSHHYEGLSLPKKKHRGGNFNLDDLDVLDLTGIGESVGHQLGIFGRHKRQNKNKVVKPHNMKGINDYDDVLGLEALSESIIFPDIDDLSRKDRRRQNKMMRGLWPQ, encoded by the exons ATGAAGCTCTCCCTAGTGTTCGAGCTTCTGTTAATATTTGTACTACTGGCGTTTGCAGCCTCTAAAAATATCG GTCAACAGAAGAACAATaagaaaagtattcaaaagcAAAACGatgacataaaaatagaagataACAGTATAAATAGGTTCTGCAAGTGTTCTGAGGCCTTTTGTAATTGTTGCCGAGACTTTGCAGTTCCTGTAGTCAATTTGAACGGTCCAG GATGTGCTTCGCTTATGTACTTAAGTGGCGATAAAATGTCTGTCTCCTTAAGCTTTGGTAATAAAGTTATCACCAATCGTACACTTTCAG GTCGCAAACCAAGTCCTGTTTGCATGCCTCTGCCCGGAGGTATATCAAAGTTCTGTGGACGTGTTTATAATATAGCGAGAGCTGGAGAGGAGTTCAGGGCCTGTCTCGGCTTGGAACTACAAGCTAAGAGTACTGTAGAAGCAGCAGTAAGAGTATCTTGTTTCAAATTTGGCCCTAGAGGCGTAACTTCTGAGCCAGCTGATCCGCTGCCATTGGTGCCTCAGGATGAAAAGGGTAcggacgatgatgatgatgacgatgacgatgacgacgatgatgacgacgacGTTGATTTTGGTATCGAcgctgacgatgatgatgatgacgacgacgatGAAGAAGAGGACGAGGatgatgatagtgatgatg GTGGTCTCGATGCAGTCAATGATGTAGACAGTCCCGACTATACAGGTTTTAGTCTTCTTGGAGAAGATTTATTAGGTGGTCTATTTGGATCATCTGGCGGTAAAAAACCAgccaagaataaaaataaacaagcaccATTTACTTCAACTTCTACGACAAGGCGCCCTCGTCCCACCCGAAGACCTGCTAGACGACCTGCAAGAATTACAACAGTAAGGCCGTTTGTTACAAGAACCACCACTGTAAGAATCCGACCTGTAAACCGCAGACCTACACGAAGGCCAATAAGAAGAACAACTACAACTATACGACCAACAAGTGCTTCTTCGATTGCAGAAGAAAGTACTACAGTTTCAACGATATCTACAACAATGGTACCTCTGACTTCTGAAATTACTGAAGTTAAAGCACCTTCTTTTAGCATACAAGAAACCGAACAAAGTGAAACTCATCAAGTAATACCTATAACTGAAAAACTTTTACCAACCGCGGAATTGACAACGCTGAGAAGTGACACTTCGTTTGAAGATTCAGGTTTAGAAATGTCCTTAGCACATATTACTGATCAACTTTCTCTTAATATGCCAGTAACTCAGTTAGTTCCAACAGAGGAGGTGAAAGATACTAATGTCGAAGTTGGAAATGAAAAAGTGATGAACTATGAAAAAGTTGAGACAGTGACTTCTAAACCACACTCTACAATTCCTTTCGCCACCGAAGTAgaagatgatgaaaatgaagAAATGGTGCAAATAGTCCAAACTCTAGATTCTCATTCTGAGGAACATGCTGCTGATAGTGAAAATGTAGTAGACGAAACTAGATCTCATCATGAACCGAGTCACCACTACGAAGGGCTATCTTTGCCAAAGAAAAAGCATAGAGGCGGCAATTTCAATTTAGATGATCTGGATGTTCTCGATTTAACTGGTATCGGAGAAAGTGTTGGTCATCAATTAGGAATTTTTGGTAGACACAAAcggcaaaataaaaacaaagttgtCAAACCTCATAACATGAAGGGcataaatgattatgatgacgtTCTTGGATTAGAAGCTTTGAGTGAATCCATTATCTTCCCCGATATTGACGACCTAAGCCGAAAAGATAGAAgaagacaaaataaaatgatgCGAGGTCTATGGCCTCAGTGA